A region from the uncultured Holophaga sp. genome encodes:
- a CDS encoding TonB-dependent receptor plug domain-containing protein has protein sequence MLFPRHALLLRPVPLSLGSALLSCLVMGPVQAADTPTLATVKVTATAEPEKAREVSVEAIQRTQAKDMAEVFSGEPAVSVGGGSRAAQRIYLRGIEGTNLAITIDGATQGRSLFQHRGDIGGIDPELLKRVEIQTASAADQGASALGGSLKFETLDAQDLLEGPDRFGATLRTSYSSASNGQRAAATFYGLATQHLGVLLHASGENAHEYTSGDGSRVRGTGSDTRELFLKMSLLDAGPHSLRLSAERNHDHGDYIFKADTTYSPTAALEPQVGERTTYTADYRYRPEGSRWADLEVNAYSNKRSLEWRNSGNLIYDKTLGGDIHNTFRFDIGATRSRLTVGLDYLDGNGAYVNGSTGAKYGVGDIKSENLGLYLQERLEVGPLAVSLGARRDRYESYYGATPVKGSELSPNARVQVGLGHGFSVLAGYSEAVRATSVVPIAWFGYTVENPTFNQKSGKDSYGKAFMPESSTQREAGLTYEAKGFFAAGDTFTAQATTFRTRLLNLIQQVNAGSATVIGGFYNDDPVQSQGYELRAAWRKGAIQASAAFIHADLTDKTGATYTLTRRVAAPSGDRFNADVHWQATSTLGLGYTLTAVSGLDNASTPLPGYTVHGVQAQWQATRRLNLDLAVRNLGDKYYSDQTSTQVGMPEPGRDVRVSAAYRF, from the coding sequence TTGCTGTTCCCCCGCCACGCCCTTCTTCTCCGCCCCGTCCCCTTGAGCCTGGGCAGCGCTCTTCTCTCCTGCCTGGTGATGGGTCCTGTCCAGGCTGCAGATACCCCCACCCTGGCCACCGTGAAGGTCACAGCTACCGCTGAGCCCGAAAAGGCCCGCGAGGTCTCTGTCGAGGCCATCCAGCGCACCCAGGCCAAGGACATGGCCGAGGTCTTCAGCGGGGAGCCCGCCGTCAGCGTGGGCGGCGGCAGCCGCGCCGCCCAGCGGATCTATCTCCGCGGCATCGAAGGCACCAACCTGGCCATCACCATCGACGGAGCCACCCAGGGGCGCAGCCTCTTCCAGCACCGCGGTGATATCGGTGGCATCGATCCCGAGCTTCTCAAGAGGGTGGAGATCCAGACCGCCAGCGCTGCCGATCAGGGGGCCTCCGCCCTGGGGGGCAGTCTCAAGTTCGAAACTCTGGACGCCCAGGATCTCCTGGAGGGCCCTGATCGATTCGGAGCTACCCTTCGGACCTCCTACAGTTCCGCCAGCAATGGCCAGCGGGCGGCCGCCACCTTCTATGGCCTGGCGACCCAGCATCTGGGTGTGCTCCTCCACGCCTCCGGTGAGAACGCCCATGAATACACGAGCGGAGACGGGAGTCGGGTGAGGGGCACCGGCAGTGACACCCGGGAACTCTTCCTGAAGATGAGCCTCCTTGATGCCGGCCCCCACAGTCTGCGGCTCAGCGCTGAGCGCAACCATGATCATGGGGACTACATCTTCAAGGCCGACACCACTTACAGCCCCACGGCAGCTTTGGAACCCCAGGTCGGGGAGCGCACGACCTACACCGCCGACTACCGGTACCGGCCCGAGGGGTCACGCTGGGCCGACCTTGAGGTGAACGCCTACTCCAACAAGCGCAGCCTTGAGTGGCGGAACTCCGGGAACCTCATCTACGACAAGACCCTGGGTGGAGATATCCACAACACCTTCCGCTTCGACATCGGGGCGACCCGCAGTCGCCTCACCGTGGGGCTCGACTACCTGGATGGAAACGGGGCCTATGTGAACGGCAGTACCGGAGCGAAGTACGGGGTGGGGGACATCAAGAGCGAGAATCTGGGGCTCTACCTCCAGGAGCGCCTGGAGGTCGGTCCTCTGGCCGTCAGCCTGGGGGCCCGACGGGATCGCTACGAGAGTTACTACGGAGCCACCCCCGTCAAGGGCAGCGAGCTCTCCCCCAATGCCCGGGTCCAGGTGGGCCTCGGCCACGGGTTCTCAGTCCTTGCGGGGTACAGCGAAGCGGTCAGGGCCACCAGCGTGGTCCCCATCGCCTGGTTCGGGTACACCGTCGAGAACCCGACCTTCAATCAGAAGTCGGGCAAGGACAGCTACGGCAAGGCCTTCATGCCCGAGAGCTCCACCCAGCGGGAGGCGGGCCTCACCTATGAGGCCAAGGGTTTCTTCGCCGCCGGGGACACCTTTACCGCCCAGGCCACCACCTTCCGGACCCGCCTCCTCAACCTCATCCAGCAGGTCAATGCCGGGTCCGCTACGGTCATCGGAGGTTTCTACAACGATGATCCCGTGCAGTCCCAGGGTTACGAGCTGCGGGCTGCCTGGCGGAAGGGGGCGATCCAGGCCTCGGCTGCGTTCATCCACGCAGACCTGACGGACAAGACCGGGGCCACCTACACCCTCACCCGCCGGGTGGCGGCGCCCTCCGGGGACCGCTTCAATGCGGATGTCCACTGGCAGGCCACCTCCACCCTTGGTCTGGGCTACACCCTCACCGCCGTGAGCGGTCTGGACAATGCGTCTACACCGCTTCCCGGCTACACGGTCCACGGGGTGCAGGCCCAGTGGCAGGCCACCAGGCGGCTCAATCTGGATCTGGCGGTGCGCAATCTGGGTGACAAGTATTACTCGGACCAGACCAGCACCCAGGTGGGTATGCCTGAGCCCGGGCGGGATGTGCGGGTGAGTGCCGCCTACCGCTTCTGA
- a CDS encoding PhzF family phenazine biosynthesis protein yields the protein MSHSFQLVDVFTSGPQSGNPLAVVFEADDLPVERMQAFAQWMNLSETAFLMAPTHPAADYRVRIFTPRGEMAFAGHPTLGSCHAWLSSGEVPGGDAFIVQECGVGLVRLRRRGDDLAFAAPPLRMEEVVPAMLARVQSALGLLDGQVLAACSLDNGAPWLALLLDSAASVLAVEPDWAALAELPELGLVGPHGADHFEVRAFAVPSGIPEDPVTGSLNAALGQWLMGEGRAPRTYTVSQGTRLGRAGRVSLDHDGQDLWVGGAVRTDVTGALDGGW from the coding sequence GTGTCCCACTCCTTCCAGCTTGTGGATGTTTTCACCTCCGGACCGCAGTCCGGGAATCCCCTGGCAGTGGTCTTCGAGGCCGATGACCTGCCCGTGGAGCGCATGCAGGCCTTCGCCCAGTGGATGAACCTCTCGGAGACCGCCTTCCTGATGGCCCCCACCCATCCGGCGGCGGACTACCGGGTCCGCATCTTCACTCCGCGGGGGGAGATGGCCTTCGCCGGGCACCCCACCCTGGGCAGCTGCCATGCTTGGCTGAGCTCCGGTGAGGTGCCGGGCGGGGACGCGTTCATTGTCCAGGAGTGCGGGGTGGGCCTGGTACGACTGAGGCGACGGGGCGATGATCTGGCCTTTGCCGCACCGCCCCTCCGCATGGAAGAGGTGGTTCCTGCGATGTTGGCCAGGGTCCAGTCCGCCCTGGGGCTGCTTGACGGGCAGGTCCTTGCCGCCTGTTCCCTGGACAATGGCGCTCCCTGGCTTGCTCTGCTGCTGGACAGCGCTGCCTCGGTGCTGGCGGTGGAGCCGGACTGGGCTGCCCTTGCGGAGCTCCCGGAGCTGGGTCTGGTGGGCCCCCATGGGGCGGACCACTTCGAGGTCCGGGCCTTCGCGGTGCCCTCGGGGATCCCCGAGGATCCCGTCACCGGGAGTCTCAACGCGGCCCTGGGGCAGTGGCTCATGGGCGAGGGCAGGGCGCCCCGGACCTATACCGTCTCCCAGGGGACCCGGCTGGGTCGGGCCGGTCGGGTCAGTCTTGACCACGATGGCCAGGACCTCTGGGTCGGAGGTGCGGTCCGGACGGATGTGACGGGTGCCCTGGATGGGGGCTGGTGA
- a CDS encoding EamA family transporter: MSAARKDWRPYGAMGLGVLFIGMSALFVKWAGQAGVPGPVSAFYRLAMASVLLLPMWGWRLRGGQIPGQGSAVFGVFCGLLFASDIACWNISVMLIPAADATLLANTAPIWVGLASWLIFRRRLGQLYWWGMVLAVIGCWLLLGRGAPRLHLGLGGLLGMAAGLFYAAYILATPRARQSLDTFGFMTLSTAGGALALLLLCLMLRLPLHGFPLRAWLAMAALGLLTHFCGWLLANYGLGHIPAPIAAVILMGQAPITALLAIPFLGETLGLVQTLGGLLILLGIYLVNRRGE; this comes from the coding sequence GTGAGTGCAGCGCGCAAGGACTGGCGGCCCTACGGGGCCATGGGCCTGGGAGTTCTTTTCATCGGGATGTCGGCCCTCTTTGTGAAGTGGGCGGGCCAAGCGGGGGTGCCCGGGCCGGTCTCCGCCTTCTACCGGCTGGCCATGGCCTCGGTTCTGCTGCTGCCCATGTGGGGCTGGAGGCTTCGGGGTGGCCAGATTCCCGGCCAGGGCAGTGCCGTCTTCGGGGTCTTCTGCGGCCTCCTCTTCGCCTCGGACATCGCCTGCTGGAACATCTCGGTGATGCTCATCCCCGCGGCGGATGCCACTCTGCTGGCCAATACCGCCCCCATCTGGGTGGGGCTGGCCTCCTGGCTCATCTTCCGCAGGCGCCTGGGACAGCTCTACTGGTGGGGCATGGTGCTGGCGGTCATCGGGTGCTGGCTGCTCCTGGGGCGTGGGGCGCCCCGGCTGCATCTGGGGCTGGGGGGGCTCCTGGGCATGGCCGCTGGGCTCTTCTACGCCGCTTATATTCTGGCCACCCCCCGGGCCCGGCAGAGCCTGGACACCTTCGGCTTCATGACCCTCTCCACCGCCGGGGGGGCCCTGGCCCTGTTGCTGCTCTGCCTGATGCTCCGCTTGCCCCTGCACGGCTTCCCACTGCGGGCCTGGCTCGCCATGGCAGCCCTGGGGCTCCTGACGCACTTCTGTGGCTGGCTGCTGGCCAACTATGGCCTGGGGCACATCCCGGCCCCCATCGCTGCGGTCATTCTCATGGGGCAGGCCCCCATCACCGCTCTGCTGGCCATCCCCTTCCTGGGTGAGACCCTGGGGCTGGTGCAGACCCTGGGGGGACTGCTGATTCTGCTGGGCATCTACCTGGTGAACCGTCGAGGGGAGTAA
- a CDS encoding AraC family transcriptional regulator: MLWDLSLTLAEASPDHSHAVAELVCCLGGQGRLHCEKSSVELRQHRTVLVPSGLRHHFHFHPGESAVLRIFCLTAQDALTHLPPAQVPALIREAGPSHTDHADPTTFTDILALIPPAQEAGNPEDLQVSWSAFSLLLAYHLKAQDRPGAPSAERHRKTLQRLCAWLDARPEAPLSLDQLAQRFGLSRTLLTREFRKHTGTSVTEYLNTRRLQKAHHLLAQEGWGIAEAAAESGFASLPYFYRRFRALYGLTPAELQRQYAGQG, translated from the coding sequence ATGCTCTGGGACCTCTCCCTCACCCTGGCCGAAGCCAGCCCCGACCACTCCCACGCAGTGGCAGAGCTGGTGTGCTGCCTGGGGGGCCAGGGGCGGCTCCACTGCGAGAAGAGTAGCGTGGAGCTGCGACAGCATCGCACCGTACTGGTGCCCTCAGGACTCAGACACCACTTCCACTTCCACCCTGGCGAGTCCGCCGTCTTGCGCATCTTCTGTCTCACCGCTCAGGACGCCCTGACCCACCTGCCTCCTGCCCAGGTCCCTGCCCTGATCCGGGAAGCCGGACCCTCCCACACGGACCACGCGGACCCGACCACCTTCACAGACATCCTGGCCCTGATCCCTCCAGCCCAGGAGGCCGGAAACCCCGAAGACCTGCAGGTTTCCTGGAGCGCCTTTTCCCTGCTTCTGGCCTATCACCTCAAGGCCCAGGATAGACCCGGCGCACCCTCAGCGGAACGCCACCGCAAGACGCTCCAGCGGCTCTGCGCCTGGCTGGACGCCCGCCCCGAAGCCCCCCTCAGCCTGGACCAGCTCGCCCAGCGTTTCGGGCTCTCCCGCACCCTCCTCACCCGTGAGTTCCGCAAGCACACCGGCACCAGCGTGACGGAGTACCTGAACACCCGCCGCCTCCAGAAGGCCCACCACCTGCTGGCCCAGGAAGGTTGGGGCATCGCCGAGGCCGCCGCCGAGAGCGGCTTCGCCAGCCTCCCCTACTTCTACCGCCGCTTCCGTGCACTGTACGGACTCACTCCGGCGGAGCTGCAGCGGCAGTATGCAGGACAGGGATGA
- a CDS encoding glutathione peroxidase: MDHPLYRLTVQTLEGREQSLAAFAGKVLLIVNTASKCGFTPQYEGLEALYRRYRDQGLEILGFPCNQFGGQEPGDEAEIRAFCQLRFQVDFPLFAKVEVNGEGAHPLFRHLKREAPGLLGSEAIKWNFTKFLVDRQGRVVARYAPATAPDKLSADIEGLLATLP, translated from the coding sequence ATGGATCATCCGCTATACCGCCTCACCGTCCAGACCCTGGAGGGCCGGGAGCAGTCCCTTGCTGCCTTTGCGGGGAAAGTGCTGCTCATCGTCAATACCGCCAGCAAGTGTGGGTTCACGCCCCAATACGAGGGGCTGGAGGCCCTCTACCGCCGCTATCGGGATCAAGGGCTGGAGATCCTGGGCTTCCCCTGCAACCAGTTCGGGGGGCAGGAGCCCGGAGACGAGGCCGAGATCCGGGCCTTCTGTCAGCTCCGCTTCCAGGTCGACTTTCCTCTCTTCGCCAAGGTGGAGGTCAATGGTGAGGGCGCCCACCCGCTCTTCCGGCACTTGAAGAGGGAGGCCCCGGGCCTCCTGGGTAGCGAGGCCATCAAGTGGAACTTCACCAAGTTCCTGGTGGACCGCCAGGGGAGGGTGGTGGCCCGCTACGCCCCTGCGACGGCCCCGGATAAGCTCAGTGCCGACATCGAAGGGCTGCTGGCAACCCTTCCCTGA
- a CDS encoding nucleotide pyrophosphohydrolase produces the protein MSDLEALTQRVLAFRDERDWAQFHNPKDLAISLALESHEVMELFQWKGPDELESVCRERREDLADELADVLAYTLLLAHGTGIDLQEALLAKLEKNALKYPVEKARGSNRKYTEL, from the coding sequence TTGTCCGATCTCGAAGCCCTCACCCAGCGCGTGCTCGCCTTCCGGGACGAGCGCGACTGGGCCCAGTTCCACAACCCCAAGGACCTGGCCATCTCCCTGGCCCTGGAGAGCCACGAGGTCATGGAGCTCTTCCAGTGGAAGGGCCCCGATGAGCTTGAAAGCGTCTGCCGAGAGCGCCGAGAGGACCTGGCGGACGAGCTGGCCGATGTGCTGGCCTACACCCTGCTCCTGGCCCACGGCACAGGCATCGATCTGCAGGAGGCCCTCCTGGCCAAGCTGGAGAAGAACGCCCTGAAATACCCGGTGGAGAAGGCCCGGGGCTCCAACCGGAAGTACACCGAGCTCTGA
- a CDS encoding DMT family transporter — protein MAGGSSRTYAVLMLVFVIWGSLYVASKYVLGQLPPLTVSCLRYLIASAVLLPMALRRPRSRMGRGDWLRLLFVGSFGYALSMGAQMLGTRYAGASLAALINALNPVAILLLAALTLGEPLGPRKLLGMGLALAGTYAVLGGSRDHGHLLGILLSLLSVGTWAFVSVAQRQLNQRHDPLRITSLAILAGLLCTLPFALGELHRAPRIHLNSGGVLALLYMGLACTALAHTLWNRALSQLEAGSCALFYPIQPLAAAALGALWLGERPGTAFGIGAALILGGLLVSLAPRRLRAPALKA, from the coding sequence ATGGCAGGTGGCTCCTCCCGCACCTATGCGGTCCTGATGCTCGTCTTCGTGATCTGGGGCAGCCTCTACGTCGCCAGCAAGTACGTCCTGGGGCAGCTGCCGCCCCTGACGGTGTCCTGCCTGCGCTACCTGATCGCCTCGGCGGTCCTCTTGCCCATGGCCCTCCGACGCCCCCGGAGCCGCATGGGGAGGGGGGACTGGCTGCGGCTGCTCTTTGTGGGGTCCTTCGGCTACGCCCTCAGCATGGGGGCCCAGATGCTGGGCACCCGCTACGCCGGGGCCAGCCTGGCGGCCCTCATCAATGCCCTCAACCCGGTGGCGATCCTGCTGCTGGCCGCCCTCACTCTGGGCGAGCCCCTGGGCCCCCGGAAGCTCCTGGGCATGGGACTGGCCCTGGCGGGCACCTATGCCGTTCTGGGGGGCAGCCGGGACCACGGACATCTGCTGGGCATCCTCCTCTCCCTCCTCTCCGTAGGCACCTGGGCCTTCGTCTCCGTGGCCCAGCGCCAGCTGAACCAGCGGCATGACCCCCTGCGGATCACGTCCCTGGCCATCCTGGCCGGGCTCCTCTGCACCCTGCCCTTCGCCCTGGGAGAGCTGCACCGGGCGCCCCGGATCCACCTGAACTCGGGCGGAGTCCTGGCCCTGCTCTACATGGGCCTCGCCTGCACCGCCCTGGCCCACACCCTATGGAACAGGGCCCTGTCCCAGCTCGAAGCCGGCAGCTGCGCCCTCTTCTATCCCATCCAGCCCCTGGCCGCCGCCGCCCTGGGCGCCCTCTGGCTGGGGGAGCGCCCCGGCACGGCCTTCGGCATCGGGGCGGCCCTCATCCTGGGAGGGCTCCTGGTCTCCCTGGCCCCGCGACGGCTCCGGGCCCCTGCCCTCAAGGCCTGA
- a CDS encoding DEAD/DEAH box helicase codes for MQFFFPDSVFDKLQPLPEAILMAMGAIGQPAARGHLAKTLVKSKVAPQAAPWIQNPAGMSTLMEVLQEAGFAHEPRKGFWAITREAREVVCRRAHRKGCLKALASVGQAGYGTGEVVLDPLGRDLATLRVTLVEGESKDWLAAQERVRQAHGQALGQRDPLSLICGEPFDPEWFESLSPALQSHAAWALLHDQTLLGQRNEAFLEWLRMRSGSKRSPVGPVLEFLVMEGRLEEADALLDKLKPTQRALTPVALLEAALRLAQGRATEAAAGFEGVLAQLQGAKKKAIHLPGLMDTFCILAFLGRGDAAGLKEAAERLELMARRHVSDPISAFHDPLQRILLHRLGQPILRNAARSAPSGLATFAECLSDYLCEVRLAPEALEQCELQLDGLPLGLFRRETEEMARRARGGVSAVSYPFLDLVSHEEVWEKALEALQSVARPTDHRPGRLAWWVWRDPESRTPYAIEGREQRLDTKGTWSRGKAVSMKRLKEETRSWDFLLPQDHALLACIRENWKGFELDFEGALKALIGHPLVFWSEGEVEKCARVEVVAGQPQLRVTRREEVLEIRMEPPLSEEDVLVDASALGRVQIIAITPAHRKLAEILGSGLQIPAKAENQMLQALGSVAPMVTVHSEVAVSAKAAKAAGMTRLEAASGFHILLMPFHQGLKAQLRVRPVEDGEFCIPGEGGASLLMERKGKRILVNRSPEAEREGAERVREALPTLPLDEGLTEWMIDDPERCMHLLMELEAIKDQVTVHWPEGGKLNPPGSLGLNAMRLTIKRNGSWFDAEGEIRLEDGQVMDLAELLEATKDGANRMIRLSDGKFVALTEQFRRRLEDLRAMGEEQDKGLRLHSLSALALEGLEEELGEFKTDNAWQTHVEKLKDSMALEPSLPDGFQASLRSYQQEGYRWMQRLATAGLGACLADDMGLGKTVQTLSMLLARAEEGPALVLAPTSVCPNWMIEAQKFAPRLRLYRFGDGDREQLLQEAGPYDVIVCSYGLLQLEAERLQRVQWGTVVLDEGQAIKNAFTKRSQAVMELKSGFRLLLSGTPVENHLAELWNLFHFLNPGLLGTLEQFRQRFQEPVERDLSSDALARLRRIVSPFLLRRLKTEVLGELPARTEITLELEPSQEELGFLEALRRESLASLEGSEGQALQVLAALTRLRRACCNAKLVQENLEIPSAKLEAFLDLVDELRANGHRALVFSQFVDHLGLLRHALDQRGVSYQYLDGSVPARKRAAAVKAFQAGEGELFLISLKAGGTGLNLTAADYVIHMDPWWNPAVEDQASDRAHRMGQTKPVTVYRLVLKGSVEQKILALHEKKRQMAEDLLSEGALAAKLDTSALMALLREE; via the coding sequence ATGCAGTTTTTTTTCCCCGACTCCGTCTTTGATAAGCTCCAGCCCCTCCCCGAGGCCATCCTGATGGCCATGGGGGCCATCGGCCAACCTGCAGCCCGCGGCCACCTCGCCAAGACTCTGGTGAAATCCAAGGTGGCCCCCCAGGCGGCCCCGTGGATCCAGAACCCCGCGGGCATGAGCACCCTCATGGAAGTGCTCCAGGAGGCCGGCTTCGCTCATGAGCCCCGCAAGGGCTTCTGGGCCATCACCCGCGAGGCCCGCGAGGTGGTCTGCCGCCGGGCGCACCGCAAGGGCTGCCTCAAGGCCCTGGCCTCCGTGGGACAGGCGGGCTACGGCACCGGCGAGGTGGTCCTCGATCCCCTGGGACGCGACCTCGCCACCCTGCGGGTCACCCTGGTGGAAGGCGAATCCAAGGACTGGCTGGCCGCCCAGGAGCGGGTCCGTCAGGCCCATGGCCAGGCCCTGGGGCAGCGGGACCCCCTCTCCCTCATCTGCGGGGAGCCCTTCGACCCAGAGTGGTTCGAGAGCCTGAGCCCCGCGCTCCAGAGCCATGCCGCCTGGGCACTGCTCCACGACCAGACCCTTCTGGGCCAGCGCAACGAGGCCTTCCTGGAGTGGCTCCGGATGCGAAGCGGCAGCAAGCGGAGTCCCGTGGGCCCTGTCCTGGAATTCCTGGTCATGGAGGGCCGCCTGGAAGAGGCCGATGCCCTCCTGGACAAGCTCAAGCCCACCCAGCGGGCCCTCACCCCCGTGGCCCTGCTGGAGGCGGCCCTGCGCCTCGCCCAGGGGCGGGCAACCGAGGCCGCCGCCGGATTCGAGGGCGTCCTCGCCCAGCTCCAGGGCGCCAAGAAGAAGGCCATCCACCTGCCCGGTCTCATGGACACCTTCTGCATCCTGGCCTTCCTGGGGCGGGGAGACGCGGCGGGATTGAAGGAGGCGGCGGAGCGCCTGGAGCTCATGGCCCGCCGCCATGTCAGCGACCCCATCAGTGCCTTCCACGATCCTCTCCAGCGCATCCTCCTGCACCGGTTGGGGCAACCCATCCTGCGGAACGCCGCCCGCAGCGCCCCCAGCGGCCTGGCCACCTTCGCCGAGTGCCTCTCGGACTACCTCTGCGAGGTCCGCCTCGCCCCCGAGGCCCTGGAGCAGTGCGAACTCCAGCTGGATGGACTGCCCCTGGGGCTCTTCCGCCGCGAGACGGAGGAGATGGCCCGTCGCGCCCGGGGCGGGGTGAGTGCCGTGAGCTACCCCTTCCTGGACCTGGTGAGCCACGAAGAGGTCTGGGAGAAGGCCCTGGAAGCCCTCCAGAGCGTGGCCAGACCCACGGACCACCGGCCAGGCCGTCTGGCCTGGTGGGTCTGGCGGGATCCCGAATCCCGCACCCCCTATGCCATCGAGGGCCGGGAGCAGCGGCTCGACACCAAGGGTACCTGGTCCAGGGGCAAGGCCGTCTCCATGAAACGCCTCAAGGAGGAGACCCGGTCCTGGGACTTCCTCCTGCCCCAGGACCACGCCCTGCTGGCCTGCATCCGGGAGAACTGGAAGGGCTTCGAGCTGGACTTCGAAGGGGCCCTGAAGGCCCTCATCGGCCACCCCCTGGTCTTCTGGAGTGAGGGTGAGGTGGAGAAGTGTGCCCGGGTGGAGGTGGTGGCAGGGCAGCCCCAGCTGCGGGTGACCCGCCGGGAGGAGGTCCTGGAGATCCGCATGGAGCCCCCCCTCAGCGAGGAGGATGTGCTGGTGGATGCCTCGGCCCTGGGTCGGGTGCAGATCATCGCCATCACCCCGGCCCATCGCAAGCTGGCCGAGATCCTGGGCAGTGGGCTCCAGATCCCCGCCAAGGCCGAGAACCAGATGCTCCAGGCCCTGGGCTCCGTCGCCCCCATGGTCACGGTCCACTCCGAAGTGGCCGTCAGTGCCAAGGCCGCCAAGGCCGCCGGCATGACCCGGCTGGAGGCTGCGAGCGGCTTCCACATCCTGCTGATGCCCTTCCACCAGGGCCTCAAGGCGCAGCTGCGGGTGCGCCCGGTGGAAGACGGAGAGTTCTGCATCCCCGGCGAGGGCGGCGCCAGCCTCCTCATGGAGCGCAAGGGGAAACGCATCTTGGTGAACCGCAGCCCCGAAGCCGAGCGGGAGGGCGCCGAGCGGGTGCGGGAGGCCCTGCCCACCCTGCCCCTGGACGAGGGACTCACGGAGTGGATGATCGATGACCCCGAGCGCTGCATGCACCTGCTCATGGAGCTGGAGGCCATCAAGGATCAGGTGACGGTCCACTGGCCCGAGGGCGGCAAGCTGAACCCGCCCGGCAGCCTGGGCCTCAACGCCATGCGCCTGACCATCAAGCGCAACGGCAGCTGGTTTGACGCCGAGGGCGAGATCCGTTTGGAGGACGGACAGGTCATGGACCTCGCCGAGCTCCTGGAGGCAACCAAGGATGGCGCCAACCGGATGATACGCCTCTCCGACGGAAAGTTCGTGGCCCTCACCGAGCAGTTCCGCCGCCGCCTGGAGGATCTCCGGGCCATGGGTGAAGAGCAGGACAAGGGCCTGCGGCTCCACAGCCTCAGCGCCCTGGCCCTGGAGGGCCTGGAGGAGGAGCTGGGCGAGTTCAAGACTGACAATGCCTGGCAGACCCATGTGGAGAAGCTCAAGGACTCCATGGCTCTGGAGCCCTCCCTGCCCGATGGCTTCCAGGCTAGCCTCCGCTCTTACCAGCAGGAGGGCTACCGCTGGATGCAGCGCCTGGCCACCGCCGGACTGGGTGCCTGTCTCGCCGACGACATGGGCCTGGGCAAGACCGTCCAGACCCTCTCGATGCTCCTGGCCCGGGCCGAGGAAGGCCCGGCCCTCGTCCTGGCCCCCACCAGCGTCTGCCCCAACTGGATGATCGAGGCCCAGAAGTTCGCGCCCCGCCTGCGGCTCTACCGCTTCGGCGACGGCGACCGAGAACAGCTCCTCCAGGAGGCCGGGCCCTACGACGTCATCGTCTGCAGCTACGGACTCCTCCAGCTCGAGGCCGAGCGCCTGCAGCGGGTGCAGTGGGGCACCGTGGTGCTGGACGAGGGCCAGGCCATCAAGAACGCCTTCACCAAGCGCAGCCAGGCGGTCATGGAGCTGAAGTCCGGCTTCCGCCTCCTCCTCTCCGGCACCCCGGTGGAGAACCATCTGGCGGAGCTGTGGAACCTCTTCCACTTCCTGAACCCGGGTCTCCTGGGGACCCTGGAGCAGTTCCGCCAGCGTTTCCAGGAGCCCGTGGAGCGGGACCTCAGCAGCGATGCCCTGGCCCGCCTGCGGCGTATCGTCAGCCCCTTCCTCCTGCGCCGCCTCAAGACTGAGGTGCTGGGCGAGTTGCCCGCCCGCACCGAGATCACCCTGGAGCTGGAGCCCTCCCAGGAGGAGCTGGGCTTCCTGGAGGCCCTGCGCCGGGAGAGCCTCGCCTCCCTGGAGGGCAGCGAAGGCCAGGCCCTGCAGGTCCTGGCGGCCCTCACCCGCCTGCGCCGCGCCTGCTGCAACGCCAAGCTGGTGCAGGAGAACCTGGAGATCCCCTCCGCCAAGCTGGAGGCCTTCCTGGATCTGGTGGACGAGCTGCGGGCCAATGGCCACCGCGCCCTGGTCTTCAGCCAGTTCGTGGACCACCTGGGCCTGCTGCGCCACGCCCTGGACCAGCGCGGCGTGAGCTACCAGTACCTGGACGGCTCCGTGCCCGCCCGCAAGCGCGCCGCCGCCGTGAAGGCCTTCCAGGCGGGTGAGGGCGAGCTCTTCCTCATCAGCCTCAAGGCCGGCGGCACGGGCCTCAACCTCACCGCCGCCGACTACGTGATCCACATGGATCCCTGGTGGAACCCCGCGGTGGAAGACCAGGCCAGTGACCGCGCCCACCGCATGGGCCAGACCAAGCCCGTCACGGTCTACCGCCTGGTGCTCAAGGGCAGCGTCGAGCAGAAGATCCTGGCCCTGCACGAGAAGAAGCGCCAGATGGCTGAGGATCTGCTCAGTGAGGGCGCCCTGGCCGCCAAGCTTGACACCAGCGCACTCATGGCCCTGCTGCGGGAGGAGTGA